The DNA segment GGGGGAAGCATTCTGGCTAATTTCGTAGAGGGGTTCAAGTACGCTTTTGGTTTTCCGCCCATCAGCGCGATTCTGCTTCTGCTGGCGCTGGTCAGTATAATGGGCATGCCCTATACCGTGCTGATGCCGGTCTTTGCCAGGGATATTCTTCACGGCGGACCGGACACGCTGGGGATACTGATGGGTTCCGTTGGCACGGGCGCCCTCGTTGGGGCGATATATCTGGCTTCGAGACGGACAGTGGTTGGTCTCGGGAAAGTGATCACGTTCGCGGCGATCACGTTCGGCGCCGGGCTCATTCTGTTTTCGCTTTCGAGGCATTTGTGGATATCGATAGCGCTGTTGTTCTTTGTGGGGATGGGCATGATGTTGCAGATGGCGGCCAGCAACACGGTTTTGCAGACCATTGTCGATGATGACAAGCGCGGGAGGGTTATGAGTCTTTATGCTATGGCGTTTTTCGGGACGGTTCCGGTGGGAAGTCTCATGGCGGGCAGTCTGGGGGCAAGAATAGGCACACCGGCAACAGTGGCGATTGGCGGGGTGTGTTGTGTTATCGCGGGAATTCTGTTCTGGCTCAAACTTCCCGCCCTGAGGAAGCTGGTGCGTCCGATATATATCAAGAAGGGTATTCTTCCCGAAGTGGCCACCGGAATTCAGGAAGCGAGTTCGATCAACGAACGTCGGTAGGTTAATTGCTCTGCCTCATGGTTATCATCTATCCAACGCGTCCCGGCATATCATTAGTCCTTCCTTAATATAAGCCACGCAAAATCAAGTACTTCGGCCAACTGTTTCCCGCTGGGGTTAACCGGCACGACGGTTGCGATTATGACTTGCAGAAATGGAGGTGAAGCATGATTGCCGAGTTTATGAAACGGGTCATCGCTGTGCTCATGGTTGTGAGTCTGGTAGTCAGTGACGCTGTCGCCAGAAAAGCAGCGCCTCGTGAGAAGCATGGCTGGGAATTGACGATAAACGGCGGATACCGTTTCAGCGGATCCGCGAGCGATCTCGAGAGCGCCATGATAGTGGGACGGCTTAATGGAAGTCCGTGCGGGGACCTCGGGCAGATATTCTGTTATTCGGTCGATCTGCCGTACACCGACCAGAATCGTCTTGGCTACACCGTAACATTGAGTCGTGAAATCAAGCCCCGGCTTGGACTGCAGGCTGTTTATGGTTCAACGCAGATCGGTTCGACATCCGGTTATTACGATGGTGGCGATTTGGGGACGCAGTCAACCGATGCGGCGCTGGAAATCAATGGAATGAAGGTGACCACTTACGGGCTCGTTGCCCGGTTCAATCCAACCCGATTGATTTATTTCAGTTTGGGTCCGGCCGTGTACTCTTTAAAGTTTAAGGTGTCAACCGGAGGATCAGGATATTCTCCCGGAGTACAACATCACTCGGAAAGGCTGGGGTTGCTCGCCGGCGCCGGACTAACAGTTCCTGCAAGATCCGCTGTATTCGTACACCTGGGCGTTCAGTACAGACTCACCGGAGCGTTTGACGTTGGCCCAATCGACGCGAAAAATCGACAGGGAGAGGTTCTGACGAAGTTGCCGCTCAGCAACGTTTCCCTGAATCATCTGATATTCCTCATCGGGTTAGGAATCAGAATCTGAGCAGGGAGGCAGGATAGCAATTTCTCTTCTTTGTTAGATTCTATCCACCGGGCGTTGGCCATACGGATATTTGGGCCACTGCGAATTTCTTCAATGTCAACCACTTGCGGTTAGATTGCCCGCCAGGATTTTTCAGGCACGGTAGTTGTGATATACTGATATGAGATTAAGAAAGGAGGCCATTGAATGATAAAGGTTCTACTGCTGGTTTGCGCTGTCGCATTCGTCATCGGTTGCTCGAGTTCAACCGGACCGGGCGAGACAGAGACTTTCGACCTCGGATATGGAGAGTCGGTGGCCAATTGCGATCAGAAAGCTGCTGATGCCGTGTGTCGGGGACTTGGCTGGGACAAGGCGACCGGTTACGATTGCCGGACAGTCCCGGTGAACAGTCCGCTCGGTTATTGGGAGCAGGATGTGATGTTCAAGGTGACTTGCTGGAGGCCGTTGTAGTGGGCAACCGGCGACGAGAAGGAAATCATTTTAGGAAAGGGGGATATTATGTTCAGGAGTTTGCGTGGATTGAAGCTGCCGGTGGTGTGCGTGATCACGTCGGTTATGCTCGCTGGAGTGTGTAACGCCCAAGCAACTGGCTCATCGCTGAAAGTGAATCAGAAAGTTCGTGTCACGGATGTGAAAGGCGGGGGATCGGAACTCGTGGGGTATATAGCCGGGTTGGACAAAGATACTCTGCGGT comes from the Candidatus Zixiibacteriota bacterium genome and includes:
- a CDS encoding MFS transporter; translated protein: MEKTSNQNTKSGIGFILRALGSRNYRLYFAGQGLSLVGTWIQRIAQAWLVYRLTDSVFLLGIVGFSTQIPTFLAAPFSGVIVDRKNRYHILIVSQILAATQALILAVLVLTDLIQVWHIVVLGLFLGVINAFEMPSRQSLLVEMIEHRDDLSNAIALNSTMVNGARLIGPTIAGFLIAAAGEGVCFLLNALSFVAVIAALLAMKLRLEKTKSNGGSILANFVEGFKYAFGFPPISAILLLLALVSIMGMPYTVLMPVFARDILHGGPDTLGILMGSVGTGALVGAIYLASRRTVVGLGKVITFAAITFGAGLILFSLSRHLWISIALLFFVGMGMMLQMAASNTVLQTIVDDDKRGRVMSLYAMAFFGTVPVGSLMAGSLGARIGTPATVAIGGVCCVIAGILFWLKLPALRKLVRPIYIKKGILPEVATGIQEASSINERR